One window from the genome of Bacillus weihaiensis encodes:
- a CDS encoding ABC transporter ATP-binding protein produces the protein MDHSPVKNENLKSFLDLLKRAKPSKLIIFLAVFLSIIETASGLILPLLTRSLVDQLAHSEIEYMIIILLAISFFIQMVSAGFSYYLMSFIGEKIVSSIRERLWTHVLCLPVPYFDKHESGVIMSRITQDTNNVKVLVTQHIITFFSGLISIIVAIIILTMIDWMMTIIMLLAVLVSIAIFIPLGKMIYTISKSMQDEMASFSGNLGRVLSEIRLVKAYHAERIEDKKGKNNIKLLFQFGLKEAKVQAIISPFMTFIMMLVLILLIGYGGVRVASGELSAGSLVAIIIYMFQIIIPFSQMATSFTAFQKAMGSTERIQEILSLSTEKSINNEMIINTTEDIYFDNVSFAYHQEKVIRSIRFSIPSGKTTAFVGPSGSGKTTLFSLIEQFYLCTEGTIYLGDKNIREFNLGSWREQIGYVSQESPIMSGTIFDNITYGLKDQVSIEEVNQACIQANAMDFISQLPDGLLTEVGERGIKLSGGQRQRIAIARALIRDPKILLLDEATSNLDSQSEKLVQKALVHLMVGRTTLVIAHRLSTVIGADQIIVLENGTITGQGTHEQLIKNHSLYHELATQQLTIDTN, from the coding sequence ATGGATCATTCACCGGTAAAAAATGAAAATCTAAAATCCTTTTTAGATCTATTAAAAAGAGCAAAACCTAGTAAGCTTATTATCTTCCTGGCTGTTTTTTTAAGCATTATTGAAACAGCTTCGGGATTAATCCTTCCCCTATTAACAAGATCGCTAGTCGATCAGCTCGCCCATTCAGAAATAGAGTACATGATAATTATTTTGCTAGCAATTTCATTTTTTATTCAAATGGTATCTGCTGGATTTTCTTATTATTTAATGAGTTTTATCGGAGAGAAAATTGTATCTTCAATTAGGGAAAGATTATGGACACACGTCCTCTGTCTACCTGTTCCTTACTTCGATAAGCATGAATCTGGAGTAATAATGAGTAGAATTACTCAGGACACTAACAATGTAAAGGTCTTAGTCACACAGCATATTATTACATTTTTTAGTGGCTTGATATCAATCATTGTCGCTATTATCATTCTTACCATGATTGATTGGATGATGACGATCATTATGTTACTCGCTGTTTTAGTATCTATTGCAATTTTCATTCCATTAGGAAAAATGATCTATACCATTTCTAAGTCTATGCAAGACGAAATGGCTAGCTTTTCAGGGAATTTAGGAAGAGTCCTGTCAGAAATCCGACTTGTAAAAGCCTACCATGCAGAAAGAATTGAAGATAAGAAGGGGAAAAACAATATCAAACTACTGTTTCAATTTGGTCTAAAAGAAGCAAAAGTTCAAGCTATCATTTCTCCTTTCATGACATTTATTATGATGTTAGTTCTCATACTATTAATTGGTTATGGAGGGGTACGAGTTGCTTCGGGTGAGCTTTCCGCAGGTTCACTGGTAGCTATTATCATATATATGTTTCAGATCATCATTCCCTTTAGTCAAATGGCCACCTCCTTTACAGCATTTCAAAAAGCAATGGGGTCAACAGAAAGAATACAAGAAATCTTATCTTTATCGACTGAAAAATCCATTAATAATGAAATGATTATTAATACAACAGAGGATATCTATTTTGATAACGTTTCTTTTGCCTACCATCAGGAGAAAGTGATAAGAAGTATTCGTTTCTCAATACCTTCTGGAAAAACCACAGCGTTTGTTGGCCCCAGTGGTAGCGGTAAAACCACTCTATTTTCATTAATTGAACAATTTTACTTATGTACTGAAGGAACTATTTATCTTGGCGATAAAAATATCCGTGAATTTAATTTAGGTTCTTGGAGAGAACAAATTGGCTACGTCTCTCAGGAAAGCCCCATTATGTCAGGCACAATTTTTGATAATATTACGTATGGGCTTAAAGATCAAGTTTCAATAGAGGAAGTGAACCAGGCTTGTATTCAAGCAAATGCAATGGATTTCATTTCTCAATTACCAGATGGACTTCTTACAGAGGTTGGTGAGAGAGGAATTAAGCTATCAGGAGGACAAAGACAAAGAATAGCCATCGCAAGAGCTTTAATTCGAGATCCTAAAATCCTTCTTCTTGATGAGGCAACTTCGAATTTAGATAGTCAGTCAGAGAAACTAGTTCAGAAAGCACTTGTACATTTAATGGTTGGTCGTACAACATTAGTCATCGCTCACCGTCTATCTACTGTAATTGGAGCTGACCAAATTATTGTACTTGAAAACGGTACAATCACCGGACAAGGAACTCATGAACAACTAATTAAAAACCACTCTTTATATCACGAACTTGCAACTCAACAATTGACAATTGACACTAATTAA
- a CDS encoding cation:proton antiporter, producing the protein MHVFNENFIQILILLAISYTVIPLSNLYKQPYSIALVLVVIILGLTDVHFIEEAEIFITQSTVFQAITISLFLPILLGDSTLKLPFELLNQQRKPVLALAFLGTLLSFMIIGLSSYFFLGLPLVVAFTFAALMSATDPIRVLSIFKFLSLGVSKKPAITIEGNL; encoded by the coding sequence ATGCACGTATTTAATGAAAATTTCATTCAAATACTTATCTTATTAGCGATTTCATATACCGTGATTCCATTATCGAATCTGTACAAACAACCGTATTCAATAGCGTTAGTACTAGTTGTAATAATTTTAGGATTAACAGATGTTCATTTTATTGAAGAAGCGGAGATTTTTATTACGCAGTCTACTGTCTTTCAAGCAATCACCATTTCTCTTTTTCTTCCGATCCTCTTAGGAGACTCTACACTAAAGCTTCCGTTTGAACTTTTGAATCAACAAAGAAAACCTGTGTTAGCCTTAGCTTTCTTAGGTACTCTTTTATCATTTATGATAATTGGGTTAAGTTCATATTTCTTCCTCGGTTTGCCACTTGTTGTAGCTTTTACATTTGCAGCATTGATGAGTGCAACTGATCCAATAAGGGTACTCTCAATTTTTAAATTTTTATCTTTAGGGGTGTCAAAGAAACCAGCCATCACAATTGAAGGAAATCTTTAG
- the mutS gene encoding DNA mismatch repair protein MutS produces MVAYTPMIQQYLKIKANYQDAFLFFRLGDFYEMFFEDAVNASQELEITLTSRDGGGQERIPMCGVPYHSAPNYIEQLVTKGYKVAICEQTEDPKQAKGVVKREVVQLITPGTVMEGKGLQDKENNYIASITDFDAQYGLTLCDLTTGENLTALCSSFDELLSELYSVGAKEVVISSDFPEGLKKQIVDRCGATLSYQTELTNDESHAHLLKHLHDERLTKTFTRLITYIQRTQKRSLDHLQPVKVYYLSDTMKIDLFSKRNLELTETIRSKGKKGSLLWLLDETKTAMGGRLLKQWVDKPLVDRSMIEARLAMVETFIANYFEREDLRELLKEVYDLERLSGRVAFGNVNARDLMQLKKSLMQVPQIDALCKSLEKQSELLTKLDPCEELTNLLEESIIEHPPLSIKDGNIIKDGYNTQLDQYRDASRNGKTWIAQLEQQERQKTGIKSLKIGYNKIFGYFIEVTRANLHLLQEGTYERKQTLSNAERFITPELKEKETLILEAEEKIVELEYQLFVEIREKVKEYIPRLQNLAKQLSQLDVLQCFATVSETRHYCKPEFSTKNALHIMDGRHPVVEKVMDSQEYVANHCTFGENRSMLLITGPNMSGKSTYMRQIALTAILAQIGCYVPASKAVLPIFDQIFTRIGAADDLISGQSTFMVEMLEAKNAIANATSQSLILFDEIGRGTSTYDGMALAQAIIEYIHEYIGAKTLFSTHYHELTVLENELTSLQNIHVKAIEENGRVVFLHKIEEGAADKSYGIHVAELADLPSPLIQRAKEILTKLEKEKQQTDEAHSQPIVREETIGDSQLSLFPAERTKKSTTTKQVSKKEQTVIDWLKTLDLLEMTPLDAMNELYQLQRKVKS; encoded by the coding sequence ATGGTAGCATATACGCCCATGATACAGCAATATTTAAAGATTAAGGCAAATTATCAAGATGCCTTTTTATTTTTTCGTTTAGGTGATTTTTATGAAATGTTTTTTGAAGATGCAGTAAATGCATCTCAAGAGCTTGAGATAACTTTAACTAGTAGAGATGGTGGTGGGCAAGAACGCATACCAATGTGCGGAGTACCTTATCATTCTGCTCCTAACTATATTGAACAGCTAGTTACGAAAGGCTATAAGGTTGCAATCTGTGAGCAGACTGAGGATCCAAAGCAAGCTAAAGGTGTAGTGAAAAGAGAAGTAGTGCAACTAATTACACCTGGTACCGTTATGGAAGGGAAGGGTCTTCAAGATAAAGAAAATAACTATATTGCTTCAATTACAGATTTTGATGCACAATATGGACTTACCTTATGTGATTTGACGACTGGTGAAAACTTAACAGCATTATGTAGTAGTTTTGACGAATTGTTAAGTGAATTATATTCAGTTGGCGCTAAGGAAGTGGTCATTTCAAGTGACTTTCCAGAAGGCTTAAAGAAACAAATCGTGGATAGGTGTGGAGCTACTCTTTCTTATCAGACAGAATTGACCAATGATGAGAGTCATGCACATCTTTTAAAGCATCTTCATGATGAACGTCTTACTAAAACGTTCACTCGGTTAATTACTTATATTCAGAGGACTCAGAAAAGAAGTCTCGATCATTTACAGCCCGTAAAGGTTTATTATTTATCCGATACAATGAAAATCGACCTCTTTTCAAAACGCAATTTAGAGCTTACTGAAACGATACGTTCAAAGGGGAAGAAAGGATCGTTATTATGGCTCCTGGATGAAACAAAAACAGCAATGGGTGGTCGATTATTAAAGCAATGGGTAGATAAGCCCTTAGTTGATCGTTCAATGATTGAAGCAAGGCTTGCGATGGTTGAAACTTTTATAGCAAATTACTTTGAACGAGAGGATTTACGTGAGCTTCTTAAAGAAGTTTACGATTTAGAACGCCTTTCTGGAAGGGTTGCCTTCGGGAATGTTAATGCAAGAGACTTAATGCAATTGAAAAAATCGTTAATGCAAGTTCCTCAAATTGATGCTTTATGTAAGTCATTGGAGAAACAATCGGAGCTATTAACAAAGCTAGATCCTTGTGAAGAGCTTACAAATTTATTAGAAGAATCAATTATAGAACATCCACCGCTTTCTATTAAAGATGGAAACATCATTAAAGACGGATATAATACTCAGTTAGATCAATATCGTGATGCTAGTAGAAATGGGAAAACGTGGATTGCACAATTAGAGCAGCAAGAACGCCAAAAAACAGGAATTAAGTCCTTGAAAATTGGATACAACAAAATTTTTGGTTATTTTATTGAGGTAACAAGGGCAAATCTTCATCTTCTGCAAGAAGGTACCTATGAGCGAAAGCAAACATTATCAAATGCCGAGCGTTTTATTACACCTGAATTAAAAGAAAAAGAAACACTTATTTTAGAAGCAGAAGAAAAAATAGTTGAGCTCGAATACCAGCTTTTTGTAGAAATCCGTGAAAAGGTAAAAGAATATATCCCTAGGTTACAAAACCTAGCAAAGCAATTAAGCCAGTTGGATGTTCTGCAATGCTTTGCAACAGTAAGTGAAACTAGACATTATTGTAAACCTGAATTCTCTACTAAGAATGCTTTACACATAATGGATGGGAGACATCCTGTTGTGGAAAAAGTCATGGATTCACAGGAATATGTAGCCAATCATTGCACATTCGGTGAAAACCGATCGATGCTCCTCATTACAGGGCCAAATATGTCTGGTAAAAGTACGTATATGAGACAAATTGCATTAACAGCAATCCTAGCTCAAATTGGTTGTTATGTACCTGCCTCGAAAGCCGTACTTCCTATTTTTGATCAGATTTTCACACGAATTGGTGCAGCAGATGATTTAATCTCTGGACAGAGTACATTTATGGTTGAAATGCTTGAAGCGAAAAATGCAATTGCGAATGCAACGTCACAGAGTCTAATCTTATTTGATGAGATTGGAAGGGGGACGTCCACTTATGATGGAATGGCATTAGCTCAGGCCATTATTGAATATATACATGAATATATTGGGGCAAAGACTTTGTTTTCAACCCATTACCATGAATTAACGGTTCTAGAAAACGAATTAACCTCTTTACAAAATATACATGTAAAAGCTATAGAGGAAAATGGGCGAGTTGTCTTTCTACACAAAATTGAAGAAGGGGCAGCCGATAAAAGTTATGGGATCCATGTTGCGGAGCTAGCAGACTTACCTAGTCCATTGATCCAACGTGCAAAGGAAATCTTAACAAAGCTTGAGAAGGAAAAACAGCAAACGGATGAAGCCCATTCGCAACCAATTGTGAGAGAGGAAACGATAGGTGATTCACAGTTATCATTGTTTCCAGCTGAACGTACAAAAAAATCTACTACTACGAAACAAGTATCTAAGAAAGAACAGACTGTGATAGATTGGTTAAAAACACTCGATCTATTAGAGATGACTCCATTAGATGCAATGAATGAATTGTATCAGCTTCAGAGAAAAGTAAAATCATAA
- a CDS encoding RicAFT regulatory complex protein RicA family protein has protein sequence MTLYSKDEIVSKAKELAQMISESNEVDFFKRAEAQINDNQKVREMIASIKSLQKQAVNFQHYGKHEALKQTEEKIEKIQNELDEIPIIQEFQESQIEVNDLLQLVSHTISNKVTNEIISSTGGDLLAGETGSKVRNSYGGSCSQ, from the coding sequence ATGACATTATATTCAAAAGACGAAATTGTATCAAAAGCAAAAGAATTAGCTCAAATGATTTCAGAGTCAAATGAAGTTGATTTCTTCAAACGAGCTGAAGCACAAATTAACGATAACCAAAAGGTACGTGAAATGATTGCTAGTATTAAAAGTCTTCAAAAACAAGCTGTGAATTTCCAACACTACGGAAAACACGAAGCCTTGAAACAAACAGAAGAGAAAATTGAAAAAATTCAAAATGAATTGGATGAAATTCCGATTATACAGGAATTCCAAGAATCTCAAATTGAAGTAAATGACTTATTACAATTGGTTTCACATACCATTTCTAATAAAGTGACAAATGAAATCATTTCTTCTACTGGTGGGGATCTATTAGCAGGAGAAACTGGTTCAAAAGTACGCAACTCATATGGTGGAAGCTGTTCTCAATGA
- the miaB gene encoding tRNA (N6-isopentenyl adenosine(37)-C2)-methylthiotransferase MiaB: MNEQQRKESTQVNPSDKKSEKDYSQYFQTVYMPPSLKDAKKRGKEEVKYDGFAIPEQFRGMGQDKKFYIRTYGCQMNEHDTEVMAGIFMALGYEPTNGVEDADVILLNTCAIRENAENKVFGELGHLKTLKKQRPGLLLGVCGCMSQEESVVNRILKVHPFVDMIFGTHNIHRLPHILNEAYMSKEMVVEVWSKEGDVIENLPKQRKGNIKAWVNIMYGCDKFCTYCIVPYTRGKERSRRPEEIVQEVRHLAAQGYKEITLLGQNVNAYGKDFEDMEYGLGDLMEEIHKIDIPRIRFTTSHPRDFDDHLIEVLAKGGNLLDHIHLPVQSGSTDVLKIMARKYSRESYLELVRKIKEAMPNASLTTDIIVGFPNETDEQFEETMSLYREVEFDSAYTFIYSPREGTPAAKMEDNVPMEVKKERLQRLNALVNETSAKKLKEYEGKVVDVLVEGESKNNPEVLAGYTEKSKLVNFRAPKTAIGQIVKVKITKAKTWTLDGEMIEETVEVN, encoded by the coding sequence ATGAATGAACAGCAACGTAAGGAAAGTACACAAGTAAATCCATCGGACAAAAAATCCGAAAAGGACTACAGTCAGTACTTTCAAACAGTGTACATGCCACCTTCGTTAAAAGATGCGAAAAAACGTGGGAAAGAAGAAGTAAAATATGATGGCTTCGCAATCCCTGAACAATTTAGAGGAATGGGACAAGACAAAAAGTTCTATATCCGAACGTACGGCTGTCAAATGAATGAGCATGATACAGAAGTGATGGCAGGTATCTTCATGGCACTGGGATACGAACCAACGAATGGAGTCGAAGATGCTGATGTCATTCTTCTGAATACATGTGCAATACGAGAAAATGCAGAAAATAAAGTTTTTGGTGAACTTGGCCACTTAAAAACATTAAAAAAACAAAGGCCAGGCTTATTATTAGGTGTATGTGGATGTATGTCTCAAGAAGAATCAGTAGTAAATCGAATTTTGAAGGTCCATCCATTTGTTGATATGATTTTTGGAACCCATAATATTCACCGATTGCCACATATCTTAAATGAAGCATATATGTCAAAAGAAATGGTTGTTGAGGTATGGTCTAAAGAGGGAGATGTAATTGAAAACCTCCCAAAACAACGTAAAGGAAATATTAAAGCATGGGTTAACATTATGTATGGCTGTGATAAATTCTGCACGTATTGCATTGTTCCTTATACTAGAGGAAAAGAACGTAGTCGTCGACCTGAAGAAATTGTACAAGAGGTTCGTCATCTTGCAGCACAAGGCTATAAAGAGATTACTCTGCTCGGCCAAAATGTAAATGCATATGGTAAGGATTTTGAAGACATGGAATATGGTCTAGGAGATTTAATGGAGGAGATCCATAAAATTGATATTCCACGTATTCGCTTTACTACAAGCCACCCACGTGACTTTGATGATCATTTAATTGAAGTATTAGCTAAGGGTGGGAACTTATTGGATCATATTCATCTACCAGTTCAATCTGGTAGCACAGATGTTTTAAAAATCATGGCACGTAAATATTCACGTGAGAGCTATCTTGAACTAGTTCGTAAAATTAAAGAAGCTATGCCGAACGCTTCCTTAACAACCGATATTATTGTTGGTTTCCCTAATGAGACAGATGAGCAATTCGAAGAAACTATGTCATTGTATCGTGAGGTTGAATTCGATAGTGCATATACTTTCATTTACTCACCTCGTGAGGGTACTCCTGCTGCTAAAATGGAGGATAATGTACCAATGGAAGTGAAAAAAGAACGCTTGCAGAGATTGAATGCTCTCGTTAATGAAACTTCTGCAAAAAAATTAAAAGAATATGAAGGCAAAGTTGTTGATGTTCTTGTTGAAGGGGAAAGTAAAAATAATCCTGAAGTTTTAGCAGGGTACACAGAAAAGAGTAAATTAGTAAACTTCAGAGCACCCAAAACAGCAATTGGTCAAATTGTAAAAGTGAAAATTACAAAAGCAAAAACATGGACATTGGATGGAGAAATGATAGAAGAAACGGTTGAGGTGAATTAA
- a CDS encoding MerR family transcriptional regulator: MDPHLYSIGEFSKMTMTTIRTLHYYDEVGILTPTFVNEKGRRFYSEEALITLQKIISLKFLGFSLEDIKKLIRTQNWDLKLSLEEQLKQMKEKKAQIEKMITTLDHAIYLMKDNKEINSSIFVTLIHTLQNEEAQKNWFQTIFKEEQVTKMFSHSDKKQKDIEKAFLELTTEFKRFYRVNPQSDEVQNLITKYVQLTEEVTGMELSELVKEIPDEVEEDPWLFPSPFSKEEETWVSEAFDIYLKKKGVKQNGSFTGKK; this comes from the coding sequence ATGGATCCTCATTTATATTCAATTGGTGAATTTTCTAAAATGACTATGACTACTATTCGAACTCTTCATTATTATGATGAGGTAGGAATTCTCACACCGACATTTGTTAATGAAAAAGGGCGAAGATTTTACAGTGAGGAAGCTCTAATAACATTACAGAAAATTATATCCCTTAAATTCTTAGGTTTTTCACTTGAAGATATAAAAAAATTGATACGTACACAGAATTGGGATTTAAAGCTTTCATTAGAGGAACAGCTGAAACAAATGAAAGAGAAAAAAGCACAAATTGAAAAGATGATCACAACACTTGATCATGCCATTTATCTTATGAAAGATAACAAAGAAATAAATTCTTCTATCTTTGTCACGTTAATCCACACTTTACAAAATGAAGAGGCACAAAAAAACTGGTTTCAAACCATATTTAAAGAAGAACAAGTAACCAAAATGTTTAGTCACAGTGATAAAAAACAAAAAGACATTGAGAAGGCTTTTTTAGAATTGACAACAGAATTTAAAAGGTTTTATCGGGTAAATCCTCAAAGTGATGAGGTCCAGAATCTTATCACTAAATATGTACAACTTACTGAGGAAGTGACCGGAATGGAGTTGTCAGAATTAGTCAAAGAAATACCCGATGAAGTGGAAGAAGACCCTTGGTTATTTCCATCGCCTTTTTCAAAAGAGGAGGAAACTTGGGTTTCGGAGGCGTTTGACATTTATTTAAAAAAGAAAGGAGTAAAACAGAATGGATCATTCACCGGTAAAAAATGA
- a CDS encoding DNA topoisomerase III produces the protein MKVIIAEKPDQASTLCAQFQRVKKDGYFEIKPNELFPEGAFCTWAIGHLTELSSPETYHPEWKKWSLQSLPIIPERFQYEVTKTKAKQFNIVSKLLQHPNVNEIIHAGDAGREGELIIRNIITLARVKKPLKRLWISSLTPASIIEGFKNLLDDEKTKNLYYEAYSRACADWLVGMNASRVYSLLLKEKGMNDVFSAGRVQTPTLALIVKREKEIDQFKPEPFWEVIATFNFDGKKYKGKWQNKQQTRVMDHQLANKIAAFCENKPAEIKELTTERKEYQPPLLFNLSSLQATANKAFKFSPKKTLDIVQSLYQKGIVSYPRSDSTYVTKGEAEQFPDILNKLSQFDEYKDFYPLPNTSLLHNSRYVNEKKVTDHYAIIPTDQVKDPKRLSGDEHKIYDMIIRRLIAAHYEKAIFDYSTLITLVDARAEFVTKGKQQIQEGWRKVIFDNDKEKDELLPTVQQNDKGVVAKVETKESKTQPPKRYTEGQLITLMKTAGKYLDNDELEKILSKVEGLGTEATRAGIITMLKDRKYIDIKKNQVYATDKGKVLIEAIGEQILASPSMTAKWEQRLSEIGDGQASPSVFMEQTKKLSAKIVSDAISISSTWNFEGLDIESIQRKPSSRYTIGKKVGKCKLCDGDVVDKGEFYGCANYKKTNCRFTFSKKILGKKISQANIQKILNGEPSNLIKGFKKGEKTFDAKLGWDNGKIQFLFETSGTKN, from the coding sequence ATGAAAGTAATAATAGCTGAAAAACCGGATCAAGCTTCAACCTTATGTGCTCAATTTCAAAGGGTTAAGAAGGACGGCTATTTTGAAATTAAACCAAATGAGCTATTTCCAGAAGGGGCTTTTTGTACGTGGGCCATCGGTCACTTAACGGAACTAAGCTCTCCTGAAACATATCATCCTGAATGGAAAAAATGGTCGCTTCAATCGCTTCCTATTATTCCTGAAAGGTTTCAATATGAAGTAACGAAAACTAAAGCAAAACAATTTAATATTGTGAGTAAATTGTTACAACATCCGAACGTTAATGAGATTATACACGCCGGAGATGCTGGGCGTGAGGGAGAATTGATTATACGAAATATCATTACTTTAGCGAGAGTGAAAAAACCTTTAAAAAGACTGTGGATCTCTTCATTAACTCCTGCTTCAATCATAGAGGGATTTAAAAACTTATTAGATGATGAGAAAACAAAAAACCTTTATTATGAGGCGTATTCTCGGGCATGTGCCGATTGGTTAGTCGGAATGAATGCTTCAAGAGTTTATTCTCTCTTATTAAAAGAGAAGGGAATGAATGATGTTTTTTCTGCTGGAAGGGTACAAACTCCTACTCTTGCTTTAATAGTAAAGCGTGAAAAAGAAATCGATCAATTTAAACCAGAACCGTTCTGGGAAGTAATTGCAACGTTTAACTTCGACGGGAAAAAGTACAAAGGGAAATGGCAAAATAAGCAACAAACACGTGTTATGGACCATCAGCTTGCAAATAAAATTGCTGCTTTTTGTGAAAATAAACCGGCTGAAATTAAAGAGTTAACAACAGAAAGAAAAGAGTATCAGCCACCTTTGTTGTTTAATTTATCTTCTTTACAAGCTACAGCAAATAAAGCATTTAAGTTCTCTCCAAAGAAAACATTAGATATTGTCCAATCACTTTATCAAAAAGGTATTGTATCCTATCCTCGTAGTGACTCTACCTATGTCACAAAAGGAGAAGCAGAGCAGTTTCCTGATATTTTAAATAAACTAAGTCAATTCGATGAGTATAAAGATTTCTATCCATTGCCAAATACTTCATTACTTCATAATTCTAGGTACGTAAATGAAAAAAAAGTGACAGATCACTATGCTATTATCCCGACAGATCAAGTGAAAGATCCAAAGAGGCTATCTGGAGATGAGCATAAGATTTATGACATGATTATACGAAGATTAATTGCGGCTCATTATGAAAAAGCGATTTTCGATTATTCAACTCTTATTACGCTAGTAGATGCTCGTGCAGAGTTTGTAACGAAAGGAAAACAACAAATTCAAGAAGGTTGGCGTAAGGTTATTTTTGATAATGATAAAGAAAAAGATGAATTACTCCCTACGGTTCAACAAAATGACAAAGGTGTTGTCGCAAAGGTTGAGACAAAAGAGAGTAAAACTCAACCACCTAAACGGTATACAGAAGGTCAATTAATCACTTTAATGAAAACTGCTGGGAAGTATCTTGATAATGATGAGCTTGAGAAAATTTTAAGTAAGGTTGAAGGTTTAGGGACAGAGGCTACACGAGCAGGTATTATCACGATGCTAAAGGACCGGAAATATATCGATATTAAGAAAAACCAAGTATATGCTACTGATAAAGGTAAAGTTTTAATTGAAGCAATTGGTGAACAAATTTTAGCATCACCTAGTATGACGGCTAAATGGGAACAACGGCTTTCTGAAATTGGAGATGGCCAAGCTTCACCGAGTGTTTTTATGGAGCAAACGAAAAAGCTTTCTGCCAAAATAGTAAGCGACGCAATATCTATTTCAAGTACATGGAATTTTGAAGGACTTGATATTGAGTCTATCCAACGAAAACCCTCTTCTCGCTACACAATAGGGAAGAAGGTTGGTAAATGCAAATTATGTGATGGTGATGTAGTAGATAAAGGCGAGTTTTACGGGTGTGCAAATTACAAAAAAACTAATTGTCGCTTTACTTTTTCTAAAAAAATCCTTGGTAAAAAAATTTCACAAGCAAATATTCAAAAGATATTAAATGGCGAGCCTTCTAATCTTATTAAAGGGTTTAAAAAGGGTGAAAAGACATTTGATGCAAAATTAGGTTGGGATAATGGGAAAATTCAATTTCTTTTTGAGACTTCTGGTACCAAAAACTAG
- the cotE gene encoding outer spore coat protein CotE yields the protein MSEYREIITKAVVAKGRKFSQCTHTISPSQKPASILGGWIINHNYDAHKSGKTVEVEGTYDINVWYSYNENTKTEVVTERVSYVDVIKLRYKDEHIIDDDHEVICKALQQPNCLEVTISPNGNKIIVQAEREHLAEVIGETKVCVHVHPDGCDDDEDWEEELDDEFEDLNPEFLVGDVEE from the coding sequence ATGTCTGAATACAGAGAGATTATTACAAAAGCAGTTGTTGCGAAAGGACGCAAGTTTTCACAATGTACACATACGATTTCACCATCGCAAAAACCTGCGAGCATTTTAGGTGGTTGGATTATTAACCATAATTATGATGCTCACAAAAGTGGTAAAACAGTTGAAGTAGAAGGTACTTACGATATTAACGTTTGGTATTCTTACAATGAAAATACGAAAACAGAGGTTGTAACTGAACGTGTATCATATGTAGACGTCATCAAGCTAAGATATAAGGATGAACATATTATTGATGATGATCATGAAGTAATCTGTAAAGCGCTTCAACAGCCTAATTGTCTAGAAGTTACGATTTCACCTAACGGTAATAAAATTATCGTGCAAGCAGAGCGTGAACATCTTGCAGAAGTAATTGGGGAAACAAAAGTTTGTGTTCATGTCCATCCAGACGGTTGTGATGATGATGAGGATTGGGAAGAAGAATTAGATGATGAATTTGAAGATTTAAATCCTGAATTTTTAGTCGGGGATGTTGAAGAATAA